One genomic window of Undibacterium cyanobacteriorum includes the following:
- the moaA gene encoding GTP 3',8-cyclase MoaA, giving the protein MDTQTPIRNEARVLDRQQANLQDRFGRKIDYLRVSVTDKCDLRCSYCMPKGFRGFEEPENWLTFAEIERVVAAFGRLGVRRVRLTGGEPLLRRDLPRLVGALASHLELEDISLSTNATQLEKHAQALFDAGVRRINVSLDSLDRACVQKITGSDNLEQVMRGLRLAKEIGMRPIKLNMVVMRGVNDHEVSRMTAFCMREGFILRFIEAMPMGSTGQASAYCDLGPIREQLVREFDLIPVAKELGGGPARYWQARNGEGTIGFISPISQHFCASCNRVRLAVDGTLYMCLGQEAAFPLRPYLRQGVTDQALEQLLLQAIELKPERHEFNSKPHQVVRFMSQTGG; this is encoded by the coding sequence TGGCCGAAAGATTGATTATCTACGCGTGTCGGTGACGGATAAATGTGATTTGCGCTGTAGCTATTGCATGCCGAAGGGATTCCGTGGCTTTGAAGAGCCCGAGAACTGGCTGACTTTCGCCGAAATAGAACGAGTGGTAGCAGCCTTTGGTCGCTTAGGCGTGCGTCGAGTTCGGCTGACAGGCGGTGAGCCGCTGCTTAGACGCGATTTGCCGCGTCTGGTGGGCGCTCTGGCGAGTCATTTAGAGTTGGAAGATATTTCTCTTTCGACCAACGCGACACAATTAGAAAAGCATGCACAAGCCCTGTTCGATGCGGGTGTTCGGCGAATCAATGTGAGCCTGGACAGCCTTGATCGTGCCTGTGTACAGAAAATCACGGGCAGCGATAATCTGGAACAAGTCATGCGTGGACTGCGTTTGGCCAAAGAAATTGGCATGCGCCCAATCAAGCTGAATATGGTCGTGATGCGCGGCGTTAACGATCATGAAGTCAGTCGAATGACGGCCTTCTGTATGCGCGAAGGTTTCATCCTCCGCTTTATCGAAGCGATGCCCATGGGCAGCACGGGACAAGCTAGTGCGTACTGTGATTTAGGGCCGATCCGCGAGCAGTTAGTGCGCGAGTTTGATCTCATCCCCGTCGCGAAAGAATTGGGCGGTGGGCCAGCACGCTATTGGCAGGCCCGTAATGGTGAAGGCACGATTGGTTTTATTTCACCAATTAGTCAGCATTTTTGCGCGAGCTGTAATCGGGTCCGTTTAGCGGTGGATGGCACCTTGTATATGTGCTTAGGTCAGGAAGCTGCTTTCCCATTGCGACCTTACTTGCGCCAAGGGGTAACGGATCAAGCGCTCGAACAATTGTTGTTGCAAGCCATAGAACTGAAGCCAGAACGACATGAATTTAACAGCAAGCCACATCAAGTGGTACGATTTATGTCCCAAACGGGTGGCTAG
- a CDS encoding carbonic anhydrase: MEVRNIHQFIEGFQRFQSKYFSGDTKLYDRLSSGQNPTTLLVGCCDSRVDPALLLDCDPGDIFVIRNVANLVPPCNETGNQQGVSAAIQFAVEALKVERIIVMGHEKCGGIRALMQGYQPSRKIDFIGRWMRIVEPVKQQVLSRLAHCSVEVQNHACELGAIILSLNNLRSFPWVRERVEAGELALHGWYFDMTNGALLAYSDRTDSFLPMVCPLGVSHADGHDRLTEQEARDVMGAAMLEI, encoded by the coding sequence ATGGAAGTCAGAAATATTCATCAATTTATCGAAGGTTTTCAGCGCTTTCAGTCTAAGTATTTTTCCGGCGATACGAAACTGTATGACCGATTGAGCAGCGGGCAAAATCCCACGACTTTGCTGGTTGGTTGTTGCGACTCTCGGGTTGACCCCGCTTTGCTGCTCGATTGCGATCCAGGTGATATCTTTGTGATTCGTAACGTAGCGAACCTCGTGCCACCATGTAATGAAACCGGCAATCAACAAGGTGTGAGTGCGGCAATTCAATTTGCTGTCGAGGCCTTGAAAGTCGAGCGGATTATCGTCATGGGCCATGAGAAATGTGGCGGGATACGCGCTTTGATGCAAGGCTATCAGCCTAGTCGTAAGATTGATTTTATTGGGCGTTGGATGCGCATCGTTGAACCGGTCAAGCAGCAAGTCTTAAGTCGCTTGGCGCATTGCAGTGTCGAGGTACAAAATCATGCTTGTGAACTTGGTGCGATCATTTTGTCACTCAATAATTTGCGCAGTTTTCCGTGGGTGCGCGAGCGCGTCGAAGCAGGTGAACTTGCTTTACACGGCTGGTATTTCGACATGACGAATGGAGCGCTCTTGGCCTATTCTGATCGTACCGATAGTTTTTTGCCGATGGTTTGTCCATTGGGCGTGAGTCATGCTGATGGTCATGATAGGCTCACAGAACAAGAGGCGCGCGATGTGATGGGCGCGGCGATGTTAGAGATTTGA